The Nitrospira sp. sequence CATCCGTGTGACAGTCGACAACAAGGTCCTTTTCCTCCAAGGCGAGCGGAGGGAAGAGCCCAAGGGCCCCGGACATCAGATCCATCGCCTCGAACGGGCGTACGGACGCTTTCTCCGGAGCTTTACGCTTCCGGATTCGGTCGAGGTGGCGCGCGTGAAGGCGGAATTTAGGGATGGGATGCTATACGTCCACTTGCCGAAATCGGCTCATGCCCAAATCAAAGCCATTGATGTGAAAGCGGCATAACGAGGCTCCTGCCAACGCACTGCCATCCACAGATACGGCCCGTCTAGTAAGACGGGCCGTATCTTTATTGTGTTCTGAGGACGCTTGTGTCTTTTGACGCATACCGACACATTCATATCCAGTCTGCCAATCCTAAATACGTACAATGCTGTCAGCTGCTCCAGTGCGCCGTCCTCTTGACTTCGCTTTGCTGAGCATTATGAACAAATGCGTGACACGGATGTATCTCGGGAATGAGTGCTATGCGGCACACATCGCTTACGAGCCCTCTCCAAAATGAAAGGGACACGCTCTCACGCCACTGCGCAAAACAATCGCTTAGGGCCAGTCCGGGTGCGCCATTTGCAGTACTGACTGTATTTCACGTGCCTTCATTTCACTCATCAGGCGGCGAAATGTGGGGCACTCATACAGACTCACAGTGCCAGGAGTTGACGTCATGTATCAAACAGATTTTGACCGCAAACCCCCTCGCGGACCCAGAAGTTGGCTTGTGGCCGTAATATTGTTGACGACTGGGATCATGATTGGATTTGTGATTGCTTCGGACCTTGGCTGGTTGCCTACCGGACACGCAGTTTCCGACGTCTCCTCTCTAGTTCAGCCTCCTCCCATTGCCAAACCCGTCTCGACCGTCCCTCAGCCCGTGCTGGGCGGCGGCAATCAAACATTCGTGGACATTGCAAAGTCGGTGAAACCGGCGGTGGTGAATATCTACGCCAGCAAAAGCGGTCGTTCCCAAGGGTCGGGGCCCGTGCCGTTTGACGACCCCTTGTTTAGAAAGTTTTTCGGCGACGAGTTTCCCCGGAAATTTGAACAACCGAAGGAACGAAAAGAAGGAGGACTTGGGTCTGGCGTGATCGTCGACTCTAACGGACTCATCATCACCAATAATCATGTGGTGGGCAAGGCGAATGAAATCCGTGTCATCCTGTCAGATAAACGCGAATTCAAGGCGAAGCTGATCGGCACCGATCCAAAGACAGATGTGGCCGTCGTCAAGATCGATGCGGCGGGGCTTCCAACCGTGTCCTGGGCCGATTCTGACAAACTGGAGGTCGGGGAGTTTGTTCTTGCCGTGGGAAATCCGTTTGGCCTGACACAGACTGTGACCCTGGGAATCGTCAGCGCTCTTGGGCGGGCCGCAGGTATCGCCGAATACGAAGATTTCATCCAAACGGATGCAGCCATCAACCCCGGTAACTCCGGCGGGGCTTTGGTCAATGTGCGGGGCGAGCTGGTTGGGATCAACACGGCAATATTCAGCCAGAGCGGCGGAAACATGGGGATCGGATTTGCCGTGCCCAGCAACATGGCGCAGTCCATCATGGGACAGCTCGTACAAACAGGAAAAGTTGTTCGCGGGTGGCTTGGGGTATCTATTCAGGAGCTGACACCGCAATTGGCGTCTCAATTCGGTGTCACGGAGACAAAGGGCGTGCTGGTCAGTGATGTCATGGACGAGAGCCCCGCGAAGAAAGCCGGATTGGAGCGAGCCGACGTCATCGTGGAATACGATGGCAAACCGATGGATTCCCCGACGCATCTTCGCAATGCGGTGGCGCAGACACCGGTGGGGAAAAAAGTCACGATTAAGTTCATTCGAGATAAGAAGCCGAAGGCAGTGGAGCTCACGATCTTGGAGCAAGCCAAATCCTTATCACAAAACGCGGAGGACGACGGCG is a genomic window containing:
- a CDS encoding Hsp20/alpha crystallin family protein, with the protein product MKLAHWNPLRELEGISERLNRFLSHSRNQQTETHQMDGKEMMTIPDWYPSVDVLETDAEYYLKVEVPEVNKRDIRVTVDNKVLFLQGERREEPKGPGHQIHRLERAYGRFLRSFTLPDSVEVARVKAEFRDGMLYVHLPKSAHAQIKAIDVKAA
- a CDS encoding DegQ family serine endoprotease produces the protein MYQTDFDRKPPRGPRSWLVAVILLTTGIMIGFVIASDLGWLPTGHAVSDVSSLVQPPPIAKPVSTVPQPVLGGGNQTFVDIAKSVKPAVVNIYASKSGRSQGSGPVPFDDPLFRKFFGDEFPRKFEQPKERKEGGLGSGVIVDSNGLIITNNHVVGKANEIRVILSDKREFKAKLIGTDPKTDVAVVKIDAAGLPTVSWADSDKLEVGEFVLAVGNPFGLTQTVTLGIVSALGRAAGIAEYEDFIQTDAAINPGNSGGALVNVRGELVGINTAIFSQSGGNMGIGFAVPSNMAQSIMGQLVQTGKVVRGWLGVSIQELTPQLASQFGVTETKGVLVSDVMDESPAKKAGLERADVIVEYDGKPMDSPTHLRNAVAQTPVGKKVTIKFIRDKKPKAVELTILEQAKSLSQNAEDDGESATPTGALSGLEVRDLTEQLASRYGLKSSERGVVIVGVRPGSAAEEVGVREGDIILEVNRQAVTSAKAFGQISGKLPKDQAVLLLLKRQGRTIYLTLR